A stretch of the Amycolatopsis sp. BJA-103 genome encodes the following:
- a CDS encoding helix-turn-helix domain-containing protein, whose amino-acid sequence MADPGIADEQLRALLGTLKTRSSLTYVDLAKLASCSHGAAQKYVTKPGHERGESTLKALLTALGADDIERAEALRLLKLTRPDHRDPAQVTFASAAAAAECTVWEMERFTPAEATVHTAIDRGAYVPGRHHAVTPPPYVPRVHDTALRADIAAAAAGDLSALIVVRGDSSTGKTRSLHEAVHALCPDWAVVRPRSAAALRGLAASGLVNRRPCVLWLNDLRKFLGSDGTGLSLDVLRDLLAVRRTRPVVAVGSLWAETLRDAIAEEDRHSDNIDLLTTDNEWVRWHDVPSDLLTSERVSARELATGSRDARLDEALADRDRVGFAQTLAGAYELLQRYTNAPHRLNRLVLDAAADSHRLGHTHALSAPLLRDIAIGWWREERGRTSPPDGWFDDALAYATKPFRSTQGVQALIPLDDAAGYDLADYLDQHLQRVRLKIPPPAAFWEACLTHAPVAQAHHLGKRAYQRLLYGHAIGLQRRAADDGDVCALAEWAAILRVRDDLDALTALSTERAEGCVFLQLARLHARRRTAGPAKRAWHQAGAADRLGQADAVLADIGKLDPQWTAQQWRDLTTAGSIRPYRLITKLAELGLVSEAIAECRELLGQDPAAPQLLLTLQGKAGDDGAGIPPGPPSGDIRSVAARLHADGDLTKLRRHSEAHPDKVVRRHLTELLLTVDREDEARELAETSRAASRTYAAFLTRQARWRELGRMIAEGNNEASTNLRLHLNGDQELDDTALLIKHHGLDTDGTIAG is encoded by the coding sequence ATGGCGGATCCGGGCATCGCGGACGAACAGTTGCGAGCACTGCTGGGCACCTTGAAGACCCGCAGCAGCCTCACCTACGTGGACTTGGCCAAACTTGCGTCGTGCAGTCACGGAGCCGCGCAGAAGTACGTGACCAAACCTGGTCATGAGCGGGGCGAGAGCACGCTCAAAGCGCTGCTGACCGCCCTGGGCGCCGACGACATCGAACGCGCGGAGGCGCTTCGCCTGCTGAAGCTCACGCGACCGGATCACCGCGACCCGGCTCAAGTCACCTTCGCGTCGGCCGCGGCGGCGGCCGAGTGCACGGTCTGGGAGATGGAACGATTCACCCCGGCTGAGGCGACCGTGCACACCGCGATCGACCGCGGCGCGTACGTCCCCGGACGACATCACGCCGTGACACCGCCGCCCTATGTGCCGAGAGTCCACGACACGGCACTGCGCGCGGACATCGCCGCTGCCGCTGCCGGTGATCTCTCGGCGCTGATCGTGGTGCGCGGTGACTCCTCGACCGGGAAGACCCGATCACTCCACGAGGCCGTGCACGCCTTATGCCCCGACTGGGCAGTCGTAAGACCTCGCTCGGCGGCCGCGCTGCGCGGTCTTGCGGCCTCCGGCCTGGTGAACCGCCGGCCGTGCGTGCTGTGGCTCAACGACCTGCGGAAGTTCCTCGGCTCCGACGGCACCGGACTGTCGCTCGACGTCCTGCGCGACCTGCTCGCCGTCCGGCGGACCCGCCCGGTGGTGGCGGTCGGCTCCTTGTGGGCGGAAACCCTGCGGGACGCCATCGCGGAGGAAGACCGGCACAGCGACAACATCGACCTTCTCACCACCGACAACGAATGGGTGCGCTGGCACGACGTCCCGTCCGATCTGCTCACCTCCGAACGCGTCAGCGCCCGGGAACTCGCCACGGGCAGCCGAGACGCCCGCCTCGACGAAGCCCTCGCCGACCGCGACCGTGTCGGATTCGCGCAGACTCTCGCCGGTGCCTACGAACTGTTGCAGCGCTATACGAACGCACCCCACCGGCTGAACCGGCTCGTCCTCGACGCCGCGGCCGACTCACACCGCCTCGGCCACACCCACGCGCTGTCCGCTCCCCTGCTGCGCGATATCGCCATCGGGTGGTGGCGGGAAGAACGCGGCCGGACCAGCCCGCCCGACGGCTGGTTCGACGACGCCCTCGCCTACGCCACCAAACCCTTCCGCTCCACGCAAGGCGTCCAAGCCCTCATCCCTCTCGACGACGCCGCGGGCTACGACCTCGCCGACTATCTCGATCAGCACTTGCAACGCGTCCGGCTCAAGATCCCGCCTCCCGCCGCCTTCTGGGAGGCCTGCCTCACCCACGCTCCCGTTGCTCAGGCCCATCACCTGGGCAAACGGGCCTATCAGCGTCTTCTCTACGGTCACGCGATCGGGCTCCAGCGCCGCGCGGCGGACGACGGTGACGTGTGCGCCCTGGCCGAATGGGCGGCGATCCTGCGCGTACGGGACGATCTCGACGCCCTCACGGCCCTGTCGACCGAACGCGCGGAAGGCTGCGTGTTCCTGCAACTCGCTCGCCTGCACGCGCGGCGCCGCACTGCCGGCCCGGCGAAACGTGCCTGGCACCAAGCGGGCGCCGCCGATCGCCTCGGCCAGGCCGATGCGGTCCTCGCCGACATCGGCAAGCTGGATCCACAGTGGACGGCTCAGCAGTGGCGTGACCTGACCACGGCCGGTTCGATCCGGCCGTACCGATTGATCACGAAACTCGCCGAACTCGGACTCGTGTCCGAGGCGATCGCGGAGTGCAGAGAACTCCTCGGCCAGGATCCCGCCGCTCCCCAGCTTCTCCTTACCCTCCAGGGCAAGGCGGGAGACGACGGCGCCGGCATCCCCCCTGGCCCACCGTCAGGCGACATCAGGTCGGTCGCCGCCCGCTTGCACGCGGACGGCGATCTGACCAAGTTGCGCAGGCACAGCGAGGCACACCCGGACAAGGTCGTGCGACGGCACCTGACCGAGTTGCTCTTGACGGTCGATCGAGAGGACGAAGCGCGAGAACTGGCCGAGACGTCCCGCGCGGCCAGCCGCACCTACGCCGCGTTTCTCACCCGCCAGGCCCGATGGCGGGAACTGGGCAGGATGATCGCCGAAGGCAACAACGAGGCCAGCACGAATCTGCGCCTCCACCTCAACGGTGATCAGGAATTGGACGACACGGCACTCCTGATCAAGCACCACGGTCTCGACACGGACGGGACGATCGCGGGGTAG
- a CDS encoding cryptochrome/photolyase family protein, translating into MGGPEPLWLFGDQLGPHFHGTAENRDREVVLIRSTAAFARRPFHRQKIHLVEAGIRRLAADLGDRARIVDAPTYAEGLRRLGTPVVVHEPGSHAAEGLVRRLRDQGLVEEVLPTPGFVRSKKDFATWAADRPRFVMEDFYRDQRRRFGVLLEPDGAPAGGKWNFDHDNRRPPPGRSTLPVAAPFFPAEDEVDEQVRADLDRAERDGDIHPVGVDGPRLFAVSQAEAEQALDRFLDHRLATFGPHQDAMLSADWAMSHALLSVPLNLGLLDPLDVVRRAEERHWSGAAPLASVEGFVRQILGWREWIWHLYWHLGPDYLKKNELRAHRKLPRWWRELDADSVEAACLRTALAGVRDRGYAHHIERLMVLGNHALQRGYDPAELTGWFATAFVDGFPWVMPANVVGMSQYADGGIVGTKPYAAGGAYIHRMSDHCGGCTYDPKKRVGADACPFTAGYWAFLDRNADRLRGNPRMRQPLNGLRRLADLPDVVARESLRERF; encoded by the coding sequence GTGGGCGGACCCGAACCGTTGTGGCTCTTCGGTGATCAGCTGGGGCCGCATTTTCACGGCACGGCCGAAAACCGGGACCGCGAGGTGGTGCTGATCCGCTCGACCGCGGCTTTCGCGCGCCGCCCGTTCCATCGGCAGAAGATCCACTTGGTCGAAGCGGGAATCCGGCGGCTCGCGGCGGATCTCGGCGACCGGGCCCGGATCGTCGACGCGCCGACCTACGCGGAAGGGTTGCGTCGGCTCGGAACGCCCGTCGTGGTGCACGAACCCGGGTCGCATGCCGCCGAAGGGCTCGTCCGGCGTCTGCGGGATCAAGGCCTGGTCGAGGAAGTCTTGCCGACACCGGGATTCGTACGGTCCAAAAAGGACTTCGCGACCTGGGCGGCGGATCGGCCGCGGTTCGTGATGGAGGACTTCTATCGTGACCAGCGCCGGCGGTTCGGCGTCCTGCTCGAACCGGACGGTGCTCCGGCGGGCGGGAAATGGAATTTCGACCACGACAACCGGCGTCCCCCGCCGGGGCGATCGACTTTGCCCGTCGCCGCGCCCTTTTTCCCGGCCGAGGACGAAGTGGACGAGCAGGTCCGCGCGGACCTCGACAGGGCGGAAAGAGACGGCGACATCCATCCTGTCGGTGTCGACGGCCCACGCCTTTTCGCCGTCAGCCAGGCCGAAGCGGAGCAGGCGTTGGACCGGTTCCTGGACCACCGGCTGGCCACTTTCGGTCCTCACCAGGACGCCATGCTCAGCGCGGACTGGGCGATGTCACACGCACTGCTGTCGGTGCCGCTGAACCTCGGCCTGCTCGATCCGCTCGACGTCGTCCGTCGTGCCGAGGAAAGGCATTGGTCCGGCGCCGCGCCGCTGGCGAGTGTCGAAGGCTTCGTCCGGCAGATCCTCGGCTGGCGGGAATGGATCTGGCATCTCTACTGGCATCTGGGGCCGGATTACCTCAAGAAGAACGAACTCCGCGCCCACCGGAAGCTGCCGCGGTGGTGGCGGGAACTCGACGCCGACTCGGTCGAGGCGGCTTGTCTCCGCACCGCGCTCGCCGGGGTGCGGGATCGCGGTTACGCCCACCACATCGAGCGGCTCATGGTGCTGGGCAACCACGCCCTGCAGCGCGGCTACGACCCGGCCGAGCTCACCGGCTGGTTCGCCACCGCGTTCGTCGACGGCTTCCCCTGGGTCATGCCTGCGAACGTGGTCGGTATGAGCCAATACGCCGACGGGGGAATCGTCGGCACCAAGCCGTACGCGGCGGGCGGTGCCTACATCCACCGCATGAGCGACCACTGCGGCGGATGCACCTACGACCCGAAGAAACGCGTGGGCGCCGACGCCTGCCCGTTCACCGCCGGTTATTGGGCTTTCCTCGACCGCAACGCCGATCGGCTCCGGGGCAATCCGCGGATGCGCCAGCCGCTCAATGGCCTCCGCAGACTGGCGGACCTTCCCGACGTCGTGGCGAGGGAAAGCCTGCGAGAGCGGTTTTGA
- a CDS encoding phosphopantetheine-binding protein gives MTTTHDLPELIVSLYRDSLGDNTLDADSDFFESNGDSLAAFQITAGLQDALGIEVSVALVFAYPSPTDLAAVIASDQA, from the coding sequence ATGACCACCACCCACGACCTGCCCGAGCTGATCGTGTCGCTGTACCGCGATTCCCTGGGCGACAACACCTTGGACGCCGACAGCGACTTCTTCGAGTCGAACGGGGACTCGCTGGCCGCCTTCCAGATCACCGCGGGCCTGCAGGACGCGCTCGGCATCGAGGTCTCGGTCGCCCTGGTCTTCGCGTACCCGTCGCCGACGGACCTGGCGGCCGTGATCGCCTCGGACCAGGCATAG
- a CDS encoding DinB family protein, whose product MSSFAVPLDDERTQLEAFIEEYRGAIEATLDGLTEEQARRRLVPSATTLLGLLKHVTWMQRVWFEECVGGTSRQELGLVRNPDESFRLSDEDTVASITAAHREACATARTTVADLPLDTVVTGHRTGPRTLHWVYLQVLRELAHHCGHADILREQVLAA is encoded by the coding sequence ATGAGCTCGTTCGCTGTACCGCTGGACGACGAACGCACCCAACTCGAAGCCTTCATCGAGGAATACCGCGGCGCCATCGAAGCGACTCTCGACGGTCTCACCGAAGAACAGGCCCGCCGTCGGCTCGTCCCGTCGGCGACGACGCTGCTAGGGCTGCTCAAGCACGTCACTTGGATGCAGCGAGTGTGGTTCGAAGAGTGCGTCGGCGGAACGTCCCGCCAGGAGCTCGGCCTGGTGCGGAATCCGGACGAATCCTTCCGGCTCTCGGACGAAGACACCGTCGCTTCGATCACTGCGGCTCACCGGGAAGCCTGCGCCACGGCCAGGACGACGGTCGCGGACCTGCCACTGGACACCGTCGTGACCGGTCACCGGACCGGGCCGCGCACGCTCCACTGGGTGTACCTGCAGGTTTTGCGGGAGCTGGCCCACCACTGCGGACACGCCGACATCCTGCGCGAACAGGTACTCGCCGCCTGA
- a CDS encoding GntR family transcriptional regulator has product MAGSPNRAQAAPERIAAALRGELLEGVHPVGTRFREEVLAERFDVGRHTIRSAIQLLTERGLVVHERHRGAVVAPLSRRRIDEVFDYRKVLELGALRMAQDKGADLSPVLAEVERLEELAGRSPAPSWRELTGVHGAVHRAIVAAAGNRRLLDDFRRCEDEIRLLLTFVRPDFDAAHLAAVHRELVEKLRQGGKTAADALTEDIDDGGRAALLTALHRAEESARLLGH; this is encoded by the coding sequence ATGGCGGGGAGTCCGAACCGTGCGCAGGCTGCCCCGGAGCGGATCGCCGCGGCCCTGCGCGGAGAACTGCTCGAAGGCGTTCATCCGGTCGGCACCCGCTTCCGCGAAGAGGTGCTGGCCGAACGCTTCGACGTCGGCAGGCACACGATCCGGTCGGCCATCCAACTGCTCACCGAGCGCGGGCTGGTCGTGCACGAACGCCACCGGGGCGCCGTCGTCGCCCCGCTGAGCAGGCGGCGGATCGACGAGGTCTTCGACTACCGCAAGGTGCTCGAACTCGGCGCGCTGCGCATGGCGCAGGACAAGGGCGCCGACCTGAGCCCGGTGCTCGCCGAGGTCGAGCGCCTGGAGGAACTGGCCGGACGGTCCCCCGCCCCGTCCTGGCGCGAGCTGACCGGGGTGCACGGCGCCGTCCACCGGGCGATCGTCGCGGCGGCGGGCAACCGGCGCCTGCTGGACGACTTCCGGCGCTGCGAGGACGAGATCCGGCTGCTGCTCACCTTCGTCCGGCCGGATTTCGACGCCGCGCACCTGGCCGCTGTCCACCGCGAGCTGGTCGAAAAGCTCCGGCAGGGCGGGAAAACCGCCGCCGACGCGCTGACCGAGGACATCGACGACGGTGGCCGGGCCGCTCTGCTGACAGCCTTGCACCGGGCCGAAGAGAGCGCCCGGCTGCTCGGGCATTGA
- a CDS encoding alpha/beta fold hydrolase produces the protein MEIDGVRVHGESGQPVLLLPGGAEACEGFFPGLVEGLLADPGCRVIVHDRPGTGTSTVEGALADAAAHLSALIDSLDCGPVVVVGQSLGGAVAVLLARAHPEKVAGLVLLDPTPIDDPRTCAGLERGIGVLGSVSTVPVLRSVLPRVVHAAVVRAARRQELRPDCEAAFVRTGDLDAPMLARAVRGISVLAKDLQGAELPSLPAVVVTADRKPDSAMRRSHERLAAAFGGRVECWPGATHSVHLDHPDETLATVRDLVAQVG, from the coding sequence ATGGAGATCGACGGGGTCCGCGTCCATGGCGAGTCCGGGCAGCCGGTACTGCTGCTGCCCGGTGGCGCCGAGGCCTGCGAAGGTTTCTTTCCCGGTCTGGTCGAGGGGCTTCTCGCCGATCCGGGCTGCCGGGTGATCGTGCACGACCGGCCGGGCACCGGCACCTCGACGGTCGAGGGGGCGCTGGCGGACGCCGCCGCCCACCTGAGCGCGCTCATCGACAGCCTGGACTGCGGCCCGGTCGTGGTCGTCGGCCAGAGCCTCGGCGGCGCCGTGGCGGTCCTGCTTGCCCGCGCGCACCCCGAGAAGGTCGCCGGTCTGGTCCTGCTCGACCCGACACCCATCGACGATCCCCGGACCTGCGCCGGTCTGGAACGCGGGATAGGCGTGCTCGGTTCGGTCTCGACGGTTCCCGTGCTGCGTAGCGTCCTGCCCCGCGTGGTGCACGCCGCCGTCGTCCGGGCCGCGCGACGTCAGGAACTCCGGCCCGACTGCGAGGCCGCGTTCGTGCGGACGGGTGACCTGGACGCGCCGATGCTGGCCCGGGCGGTCCGCGGCATCTCGGTGCTGGCGAAGGACCTGCAAGGGGCGGAGCTGCCCAGCCTGCCTGCCGTGGTGGTGACCGCGGACCGCAAGCCGGACAGCGCGATGCGGCGTTCCCACGAGCGTCTCGCCGCCGCGTTCGGCGGGCGGGTCGAGTGCTGGCCGGGGGCGACGCACAGCGTGCACCTCGACCATCCCGACGAAACCCTGGCGACGGTGCGTGATCTGGTCGCCCAGGTCGGCTGA
- a CDS encoding amino acid adenylation domain-containing protein has translation MSFVDDVCAHSPEAVAIRTPDGQLTYGELTDRIQRLAQVLAGDGLGPEQVCAIAVEHGVEAVIAMAAVARAGGAFLALDADLPSARLDAMCRTGGARMLVTTTALAKRLTLPITGPVIAIDQTVPPAEAVRLPEVTPRTLAYVSHTSGSTGAPNAVLVEHGGLRSYLRAIGADNGLGPRTVTLQVAPIGYDASIRDVFAPLVAGGCVVLVPRAKLLRPDEFADTVRTFGVTTLLSVTPSFLGFLAGHEAATAALRTVELIVSSGESLLPFLVSGGRGLLPGRLVNQYGPTECTMTSTRYPVPGDPVTAADLIGTPIDGVSVWLLGPDHRPVPDGATGEVHIGGVGVARGYGGRPGLTAERFVPDPFGPPGARLYRTGDLARRHADGNLVYLGRADRQLKIRGYRVDPAEIEGALLSHPAVTGAVLTADKDERGRVGLTAHVVGELDGVPDTALRAHLAGSLPPYMMPRRFVRIASLPTTHSGKTDRKVLTLTQENGPR, from the coding sequence ATGAGTTTCGTCGACGACGTCTGCGCACATTCTCCTGAGGCGGTCGCGATCCGCACCCCGGACGGTCAGCTGACCTACGGGGAGCTGACCGACCGGATCCAGCGGCTCGCCCAAGTACTGGCGGGCGACGGGCTGGGACCGGAGCAGGTCTGCGCCATCGCCGTCGAGCACGGTGTGGAAGCCGTGATCGCGATGGCCGCCGTGGCGCGGGCGGGCGGCGCGTTCCTCGCCCTCGACGCAGACCTGCCCTCCGCTCGTCTCGACGCGATGTGCCGCACCGGCGGCGCGCGCATGCTGGTGACGACGACCGCGCTCGCCAAGCGGCTCACGCTGCCCATCACGGGTCCGGTCATCGCGATCGACCAGACCGTGCCGCCCGCCGAGGCGGTGCGCTTGCCCGAAGTCACGCCACGCACGCTCGCCTACGTCAGCCACACGTCCGGGTCGACCGGCGCGCCCAACGCCGTACTGGTCGAACACGGCGGGCTGCGGTCGTACCTGCGCGCGATCGGCGCGGACAACGGTTTGGGTCCGCGGACGGTCACCTTGCAGGTGGCCCCGATCGGTTACGACGCCTCGATCCGCGACGTGTTCGCGCCGCTCGTCGCCGGTGGCTGCGTTGTCCTCGTCCCCCGTGCGAAACTGCTGCGACCGGACGAGTTCGCGGACACCGTGCGTACCTTCGGCGTCACCACGCTGCTCAGCGTGACCCCGTCGTTCCTCGGTTTCCTGGCCGGGCACGAGGCCGCCACGGCGGCGCTGCGGACGGTCGAACTGATCGTCTCGAGCGGGGAGTCGCTGTTGCCGTTCCTCGTTTCCGGTGGCCGGGGTCTGCTGCCGGGACGGCTGGTCAACCAGTACGGCCCGACCGAATGCACCATGACCTCGACCCGGTACCCCGTGCCCGGCGACCCGGTGACGGCGGCCGACCTGATCGGCACGCCGATCGACGGGGTTTCGGTGTGGCTGCTCGGCCCTGATCACCGTCCCGTCCCCGACGGGGCCACCGGTGAGGTCCACATCGGCGGCGTCGGCGTCGCCCGCGGCTATGGCGGGCGGCCCGGCCTGACCGCCGAACGGTTCGTCCCGGACCCGTTCGGCCCACCGGGGGCGCGGCTGTACCGCACCGGCGACCTCGCGCGCCGTCACGCCGACGGCAACCTCGTGTACCTGGGCCGGGCCGACCGGCAGCTCAAGATCCGTGGCTACCGCGTGGATCCGGCCGAGATCGAAGGCGCGCTGCTGTCCCATCCCGCCGTGACCGGCGCCGTCCTCACCGCGGACAAGGACGAACGCGGCAGGGTCGGTCTCACCGCACATGTCGTGGGCGAACTGGACGGCGTGCCGGACACCGCGCTGCGCGCGCACCTGGCCGGATCACTGCCGCCGTACATGATGCCGCGCCGCTTCGTCCGCATCGCCAGCCTGCCGACCACGCACAGCGGCAAGACCGACCGGAAAGTGCTGACCCTCACCCAGGAGAACGGACCGCGATGA
- a CDS encoding tetratricopeptide repeat protein: MPEDDSIPARQAAVDLVTRRSGADHRDTLKARNLLGFALHRAGRLEEAERELRAANDDCTRVLGPADAETLFGQSLLAYLLLDSGDVREATQRQRALVEATATVLGERDPVTLGRRVNHGVLLYHLGQLDVAEREQRTTLELCDEVLGARHPITSSCRRSLQTIQGH, encoded by the coding sequence ATGCCGGAAGACGATTCGATCCCAGCCCGCCAGGCCGCCGTCGACCTCGTCACCCGCCGCTCCGGCGCCGACCACCGGGACACGCTGAAAGCCCGGAACCTGCTCGGTTTCGCCCTGCACCGCGCCGGCAGACTGGAGGAGGCCGAACGGGAACTGCGCGCCGCGAACGACGACTGCACCCGCGTTCTCGGCCCGGCTGACGCGGAAACCCTGTTCGGCCAAAGCCTGCTGGCCTATCTTCTGCTCGATTCCGGCGACGTACGCGAGGCGACGCAACGGCAACGCGCGCTGGTCGAGGCCACGGCCACCGTTCTCGGTGAGCGCGACCCGGTCACCCTCGGCCGCCGCGTGAACCACGGTGTCCTGCTCTACCACCTCGGTCAACTGGACGTCGCCGAACGAGAACAGCGCACCACCCTGGAGCTCTGCGACGAAGTCCTCGGAGCCCGGCACCCGATCACCTCGAGCTGTCGCCGCAGCCTGCAGACGATCCAGGGGCATTGA